In a single window of the Montipora capricornis isolate CH-2021 chromosome 11, ASM3666992v2, whole genome shotgun sequence genome:
- the LOC138024839 gene encoding uncharacterized protein, which produces MICKRGFVFHLLTGILALKAWSQETVRLVEGPNVSEGRVEVYFSGVWGVVCGAGWDAVDAAVLCHSLGYTEVSSFRNNISFKLDNGTLWMTEVQCNGDETSLIHCSHSGWGKNGCAENQAAGVRCLNRARPQFISNSLDSITLEFHVPPMKHVAYTVEIWTNKTKKWLETRCSQSILNDSCVVTNLSKSITVTDLSPGHAYYIRLAFPTKWTSETSQAMETKELGTPVEPHFISRSRNSIVLGWSSTNLVLTNYTVEVRCCEETTWKEAHCMENLIGQDCTVSNTTATVIDLKEGKEYFFRVYAVYKNWKSDVSIPSKAMVPTKTEEIEIPQGRIWISPLSPGCATSEIGHTITLFCNAPGISPKFYEWSKGGQLVSNKSVNGVFNLSISSSKDFGLYTCNAISLYGVTTFNISVCSSSSDAVTASTDSFNRTAVAVITACFICFAIFIVVLIVLKIARLHRRKKKQALEVNSGREEMAMLHYRQKSFKSANNNEDDGE; this is translated from the exons gaatcCTTGCATTGAAGGCGTGGTCGCAGGAAACAG TTCGTTTAGTTGAAGGTCCAAACGTCTCTGAGGGCCGAGTTGAAGTCTACTTCTCTGGGGTATGGGGAGTAGTTTGCGGTGCAGGGTGGGATGCGGTTGATGCTGCTGTTCTTTGTCATTCATTGGGTTATACTGAAGTCTCTTCGTTTCGAAATAATATCTCCTTCAAGCTGGATAATGGAACCTTGTGGATGACCGAGGTACAGTGCAATGGAGACGAGACTTCTTTAATTCACTGTTCTCACTCGGGCTGGGGAAAAAACGGCTGCGCAGAGAATCAAGCTGCTGGAGTGAGATGTTTAAATAGAG CAAGACCTCAGTTTATCTCAAATAGCTTGGATAGCATTACCCTTGAATTTCATGTACCTCCCATGAAACATGTTGCATACACAGTAGAAATATGGACGAATAAGACGAAAAAATGGCTTGAAACAAGATGCAGCCAAAGCATTCTCAACGATTCATGCGTCGTAACGAACCTTAGTAAAAGTATAACGGTGACTGACTTAAGTCCTGGACATGCGTACTATATCAGGTTAGCTTTCCCTACGAAATGGACTAGTGAAACATCACAAGCAATGGAAACTAAGGAGCTTG GTACCCCTGTCGAACCACATTTCATTTCAAGATCCAGAAATTCCATTGTATTGGGATGGAGTTCTACCAATTTAGTGCTTACAAACTACACAGTAGAGGTAAGATGCTGTGAGGAAACGACTTGGAAAGAGGCTCACTGTATGGAAAATCTTATTGGTCAGGATTGCACTGTAAGCAATACGACAGCGACTGTGATTGATCTAAAAGAAGGGAAAGAATATTTCTTCAGAGTATACGCAGTGTATAAGAATTGGAAAAGCGATGTTAGTATCCCAAGTAAGGCAATGGTGCCTACGAAGACGGAGGAAATAG AAATTCCACAAGGTAGGATCTGGATTAGCCCACTGTCTCCGGGATGTGCGACGTCAGAAATAGGTCACACGATAACTCTATTTTGCAATGCACCTGGCATATCTCCAAAATTTTATGAGTGGTCAAAAGGAGGGCAACTTGTTTCCAATAAGAGTGTAAACGGAGTTTTTAATCTGTCAATTTCGTCATCCAAAGACTTTGGATTATACACGTGTAACGCAATCTCTTTATATGGCGTCACTACATTTAACATCAGTGTATGCAGCAGCTCATCTGATGCCGTAACTGCTTCCACAG ATTCTTTTAACCGCACAGCCGTCGCCGTCATTACAGcttgttttatttgctttgcaaTATTTATCGTTGTTCTGATCGTCTTAAAAATAGCGCGGCTCcacagaaggaaaaagaaacaggCTCTTGAGGTAAATTCTGGTCGGGAAGAGATGGCCATGTTGCATTACAGACAAAAATCTTTCAAGTCCGCCAACAACAATGAGGATGACGGTGAATAA